The DNA window GGGCGGCGACGTCGACGAGGTGCGCGAGGGGAAGCGGTGGACGGCAGCGACTGCCGGTCGCCTCCAACGGGAGCGCGGCCGCGGGGAGGCGAGCGCTCCTGCGGCGGCGTGCGGCGATGGCGAGGGCTGCAGTGAGCAGCCAGGGGGCCGTGGAGGACGTGCCGCCACGAGGGCCGTCGCTCACGCCGGGGGTCACGGTGCAGCCGTTGCCGTGGAGAAGGGTGCTGGGATCGCCTTCGATCCCGAAGGTCGGGGAAGCGCCGCCAGCGCCAGCGCTGGTCGTGGGCGCGCCGCCGCCTTCGGCGCTGCCGCCCTCGCCGCCGGTGCCGCCTTCGCCGCCGGTGCCGGTCGGGAAGGTGCCGGGGATCTGGCCGGTGAAGCAGCCGCCAGCGATGCACTCGCCTTCGGGGCAAGGGGAGCCGTCGGTCTTGTAGGGGTGGACGCAGGAGCCGGTGGTGGGCTCGCAGAAGGCGACGCGGCAGGCCAGGGGGTCGGGCTGGATGCAGATGAACGGGTTGCTGCCGACGCAGGTGCCGGACTGGCAGGTGTCGGTCAGGGTGCAGGCGTTGCCGTCGTCGCAGGAGGAGCCGTCGGGCTTGGGGGGGTGGTTGCAGTCGCAGGCGTCGCCGATGCCGTCGTTGTTGATGTCGGCCTGGTCGGGGTTCGGGAAGAGGGGGCAGTTGTCGAGCGCGTCGGGGATGCCGTCGTTGTCGTCGTCGGGGTCGCAGGCGTCGCCGAGGCCGTCGCCGTCGGTGTCGGTCTGCGGGGTGTTGGGGGTGTCGATGCAGTTGTCGAGGGCGTCGGGGATGCCGTCGTCGTCGCTGTCGAAGGTGCAGGTGCCGGCGATGCAGGCGTGGGTGACGCACTCCTTGGGCAGGATGCACGGGGCGCCGGGAGGCTTGTCGGGGAGGCAGGCGCCGCTCGAGGTGCAGTGGGCGTCGGTGGTGCACTGGGTGTCGAGGACGCAGTGGGGGAGGCAGGCGCCGCTCGCGCAGAGGTAGGTGCCGCAGGACTGGAGGGCGTCAACGCAGGCGCCGAGGCCGTCGCAGGCGCGGGCCTGGATCTGGTTGGGGGGGAGGCAGGTGCCGGCGCCGCAAGGGGTGCCCTGGGGGCGCTTCTGGCAGGCGCCGGCGCCGTCGCACTGGCCGGTGTTGCCGCAGGGGGTGGCGTCGGCGGGGCAGGCGTCTTTCGGGTCGGTGCCGGCCTGGATCGGGCCGCACAGGCCGTCGATGCCGCTGCCGCCCGTGAGGGCCGCGGTGCAGGCGATGCACGGGCCGCTGCAGGCAGCGTTGCAGCAGACGTCGTTGACGCAGAAGCCGCTGGCGCAGGTGATGCCAGAGGTGCACGCCGCGCCGAACGGGAGGCCGCCCTGGGGGCCGGTGTAGAGCTCGGTCTGGGGGAGGGCGAGGCCGCCGAAATACCCGCCGACGACGAGCACACGGCCGTCGTTCAGTGGGGTCGCCGTGTGATGAAACCGGGCGGCGTACAGGGTCCCGGAGGGAGACCAGAGGCCCGTGGTCGGGCTGTAGATGGCGGTGCTTCCGAGGGGGTTGATGGCGAGGCCGCCTGCGACGAGCACGCTGCCGTCGCTCAGCAACGTCGCCGTGTGGTAGCTCGTGCCGATCGGCAGCGCGCCGGTGAGCGTCCAGGTGCCCGACAGGGGGTCGTACAGCTCCGCGCTCGTCCGGACGAAGCCGTCGCCCTCACCCCCCGCCACGAGGACGAGGCCGCTGTTCAGCAAGGTCGCCGTCAGCGCGTGTCGCGTGGCGCTCATCGGGATGCCGGTCGACCACGCCTCCGAGAGGGGATCGTACAGCTCCACGCTCGCCAGGGTGCCAGCCAGCCCGATGCCGCCCGTCACGAAGACGCGGCCGTCTCCCAGCAGGATCGCTCGACCGTCGAAGCGGGCGTCACTCAGGGCATCGGTGAACGCCCATGTCCCCGACTGGGGGTCGTACAGCTCCGCGCTCGCCATGGCGCCCGCGGGTCCGGTGCCGCCGGCGACGAGCACGCGGCCGTCGCTCAGCAAGGTCGCCGTGTGGCTGTAGCGCGCCTCGTTCAGCGCGCTCGTGGTCGTCCAGGTTCCCAGGATGGGGTCGTAGAGTTCGGCGCTCGCCTGGTAGGCGCTGCCGTTCCAGCCGCCGGCGACGAGCACACGGCCGTCTGCCAGCAAGGTCGCCGTGTGATAGCCCCGCGCGGTGGTCTGCGCGCCGGTGCTCGTCCACATCCCCGTCCCGGGACCATAGAGTTCGGCGCTCACGAGGGCGCTGCCGGACTCGAAGCCGCCGGCGACGAGGACGCGGCCGTCGTTCAGCAAGGTCGCGGTGTGCGAGAAGCGCTTCTCGTTCAGCGGGCTGGAGACGACCCAGGAGGTCATGGCTGCAGGCTTGTAGACCTCGGCGTCGTCGACGTTCTCGCCGCCGACGAGGAGCACGTCACCGCCCGGGAGCGCGGTGGCGGTGTGCATGGTGCGAGGGCGGTTCGTCGATGGGGCCAGGACCCACGCGGAGAGGGCGGGGTCGTACAGCTCCGCGCTCGCGAGGACGCCGCTGCTCCCCTGGCCGCCGGCGACGAGCACGCGGCCGTCGGCCAGGCGCGTCGCCTCGTGACGATGACGCGCCACGGAGAGCGGTCCGGTGGCGGTCCACGTCATCGACACGGGGTCGTACAGCTCCGCGCTCGCTTCGAACCCGGCGTCGCCACGGCCACCCGTGACGAGCACACGGCCACCGGTCAGCAAGGTCGCCGTGTGCTCGTAGCGCGGGGTGCCCAGCGATCCGGCGGCAGACCACGTGTTCGTGCCGGGGTCGTAGAGCTCGGCGCTCGCCAGAGGGCCGCTGCTCGCGATGCCGCCCGTCACGAGCACGCGGCCGTCGCTCAGCAGCGTCGCCGTGTGCATGTGGCGCCCCGTGGCCAGGGAGCCGACGGTCGCCCAGGTCTCCAGCGTGGGGTAGTGGATCTCCGCGCCGGTGTGGAAGACACCGGAGGCATAGCCCCCTGCGACGAGCACGCGGCCGTCGGCGAGCACAGTCGCGGTGTGACCCGAGCGCGCCACGCTCATCGCGTCGGTGTCCGCCCAGGTGTCCGTCAGGGGGTCGTAGCGCTGGGCGCTCGCCTCGTAGCCACCGCCTCCGAAGCCGCCTGCGACGAGCACACGGCCGTCGTCGAGCAAGGTCGCGGTGTGGTGATGGCGGCTGGCGTTCATCGCGCCGGTGGTCGTCCAGGTCCCCGTCTGCGGGTCGTGGAGCTCTGCGCTGTCGTGGAAGTCGACGTTGTCCCAGCCGCCTGCGACGAGCACGCGGCCGTCGTCGAGCAAGGTCGCGGTGTGGTTGAAGCGCGCGACGCTCATGGGGTTCAGGGGGAGCCAGAGGGGGTCGACCAGGACCGGCGCGTCCGAGGTCGCGACCCGCAGGGCGAGGGTCTCGCCCCGGGCTTCGAGCCGCACGTCGATGGGCTGGCCATCGCTCCCGAAGGCGCGCGGGGCGGTCACCTGGAGGCGCGCACGACCCGCGTCGTCCAGCAGCTCCACGGCATCGCCGCGCTGGCGAAGGGCCGCGCCGTCGACCTGCCATGTCACCTCGGTCTCGCGGGGGGGGCGCCCCTGCGCGTCGGGCTGGGGCGTGAGCAGGAGCCACTCTTCCACGCCGCCCGCCGCTGCACGCCAGAAGGAAGAGCCGCCCGCGCGCCGGTAGGTGACGGCGCCTTCGATCCGCTCGCCCGCACCCGTGGCGCCAGCTTCCCGCACGCGCACCGAGAAGCTGCCAGGGCCGTCGAGCGTGAGCCAGTCGCTGCCGTCGTGGGGGAGGTGTGCGCGAAGCTGTTGCCAGGTGCCGTTGGGGCCAGGGAGGCCCAGCGCGAAGCCGGTCGGGGTCGGAAAAGGAGAGTCGTCGGCGCCGTGGCCGAGGACCTCGTCGGCCTGCGCGGGGAATCGTCGGCGCAGGAGGTCCGCGGCGTCGCCCGGCACGTCGTCGGACGCGGCGCAGCCCAGCGAGCCCACCACCATCAGCATCGAGAGGACGAGCGTGGCGAGCCCCCACAGCCCAAGACCGTTTTTCATGCAGTACCCCGGAAGGCGAAGGCGCCCGTAAGCCAGAACGCGAAGAAGCGAGCTTCGCACGAGCGTGGTGGTCGAGGCCACACTTCCACAGGTGCTCGGGCTCGCTTTCCCTTTGCAGGGATGTGGACGGCGGCGGACCGCGTCCCACGTCGTTCCAGCGAGGTTCGAGGAGCGCTCGATGCTGCGGCAGGAGCGCTCGACGCTGCGATGGGTCTTCTACTGCCGGGGCTTCTACTGCCGGGGCTTCTGCGCTCCCGCGGAGCATCCACGCGGGCGACGGGCCGCCGCGAGGGCAGCGATGGCGGCGATCAACCAGGTGGGGTCGTGGCGGGTTCTGCTCTGGCCCGCAGCACCTGCCGCGGAGCAGCCGTTGCCGTGGAGGTGGGCGTACACGTCGCCTTCCAGGCCGATGCCAGGCGTCGCGCCGCCCGCGCCCGTGGTGGTGGTCGTCGTGGGCGCGCCGCCTTCGCCGCTGCCGCCTTCGCCACCGCCGCCGCTGCCGGTGGGGGAGGTGCCAGGGTTCTGGCCGGTGAAGCAGCCGCCCGCGATGCACTCGCCGTCGGGGCAAGGGGCGCCGTCGATCTTGACGGGGTGGGCGCAGGTGCCGATGGCGGGCTCGCAGACGGAGAAGCGGCAGGCCAGGGGGTCGGGCTGGGGGCAGGTGAAGGGGCTGCCGCCGACGCACGCGCCGTTCTGGCAGGTGTCGGCCAGGGTGCAGGGGTTGCCGTCGTCGCAGGGGGCGCCGTTGGGCTTCGCGGGGCTGGCGCAGTCGCAGGCGTCGCCGAGGCCATCGCCGTTGACGTCGGCCTGGTCGGGGTTCGGGATGAGGGGGCAGTTGTCGGCGGCGTCGAGGATGCCGTCGTTGTCGTCGTCGGGGTCGCAGGCGTCGCCGAGGCCATCGCCGTCAGTGTCGGTCTGCGGGGTGTTGGGGACGTCGGGGCAGTTGTCGAGCGCGTCGGGGATGTCGTCGCGGTCGGCGTCGGCGGCGCAGACGCTCGCGAGGCAGGCCTGGCTCTGGCACTCCTTGGGCAGTCGGCAGGGGGCGCCGAGGGGTTTGTCGAAGATGCAGGTGCCGTTCGAGGTGCAGTGGGCCTCGACGATGCACTGGTTGTCGATGACGCAGTGGGCGTAGCAGGCGCCGCTGTCGCAGAGGTAGTTGCCGCAGGGCTGGGGGACGTCGACGCAGGCGCCGAGGCCGTCGCAGGCGCGGGTCTGGGCCTGGTTGATGTCGAGGCAGGTGCCAGTGCCGCAGGAGGTGCCCTGGGGGCGCTTCTGACAGGCGCCGGCGCCGTCGCACTGGCCGGTGTTGCCGCAGGGGGTGTTCTCGGAGGGGCACTCGTCGCCAGGGTCGGTGCCGACGCGGACCGGGCCACACTGGCCGCTCACGCCGCCGCCTTTGAGGGCGACGGTGCAGGCAGCGCAGGTGCCGGTGCAGGGGGTGTCGCAGCAGACGCCGTCGGCGCAGAAGCCGGAGGCACAGGTGCCGCCCGAGGCACAGGCAGCGCCGAGGGGGAGGCCGCTCTGGAGGCTGCCGTGGAGCTCGGTCTGGGTGAGGAAGAAGCCGCCGGAGTGGCCGCCTGCCAGAAGGACGCGGCTGTCTTGCAGCAGGGTCGCGGTGCTCTCCATGCGCCCCCGGAACAGGGTGCCGACGCGAGACCAGCTGCTGTTGGCCGGGTCGAAGAGGGCGGTGTCGCCGAGCAGGCCGTTCGACGTGCGGCCGCCGGCGACGAGGACGCGGCCGTCGCTCAGCAGCGCCGCGGTGTGGCCGTAGCGCATGGCGCTGACGGAGAGCGCAGGGGTCCAGGTGCCGGTGCCCGGGTCGAACAGCTCGCCTTGCGCGATGTCGCTGCCGTGGCCCATGCCGCCGATCACGAGGACGCGGCCGTCGTTCAGCAGCGTCGCGGTGTGGCTGCCCCGCTCGATGCTCATCGGGCTCACGGGGATCCAGGAGCCGTTGCCTGGATCGTAGATCTCGGCGCTCGCCAGGAAGCTGACGGTGCCATAGCCCCCCGTGACCAGCACGCGGCCGTTGGCGAGCCGGGTCGCGGTGTGATGGGAGCGGGGGGTGGACATGGCGCCCGTCGTCGTCCAGGTGCCGCCCATCGGATCGTAGAGTTCGGCGCCTTCGTGAACGACCGCGCCCGACTTGCCACCGACCACCAGGACGCGACCGTCGCTCAGCAGGGTCGCGGTGTGGGCGTCACGCGCGAGGCTCATGGAGCCGGTGGGGGTCCAGACGTTCGTGGTGGGGTCGTAGATGTCCCCCCTTCGGTCGCCAGTGACCGATCCGGTCACCAGCACGCTGCCGGCGGCGAGCCGTGTCGCGGTGTGGCCGTACCGCGTCGTGCTCATCGGGCCGGCAGCGGTCCAGGTGCCGTTCGTCGGGTCATACAGCTCGGCGGTCGACAGGTGGCCTCCGTCGCCGTGACCTCCTGCGACGAGCACGCGGCCGTCGACCAGCGGCGTGGCAGAGGGGCCCGAGCGCGAGACGTTCATGGGCGCGCCAGGGGTCCAGGAGTTGGTGGCCGCAGGCAGGTACACCTCGGCGGTGGCCCAGGCCAGGCTCCCCGCGATGAGGATGTCGCCACTCTGGAGCAAAGTCGCGGTGTGCTCGGTCCTGGGAAAGACCATGGAGGGCGCGCGGGTCCAGGTGTCCTGGGCAGGGTCGTAGAGTTCGGCGCTGGCCTCTTCGTCGCCCCCCCAGGAGCCGCCGGTGACGAGCACGCGGCCATCTGCCGTGAGCACGGCGGCGTGATCGAAGCGCCCTCGGTCCATCGCGCCGACCTCGGTCCAGGTGCCGTTCGACGGGTCGTACAGCTCCGCGCTCACCTGGAGGCCGTCGTTTCCCTCGCCGCCCGTGACGAGGACGCGTCCGTCACTCAGCAGGGTCGCGGTGTGGCGGTAGCGCCCGATGTTCAGCGAGCCGGTCTGAGCCCAGGTGCCGTTCGACGGGTCGAACAGCTCCACGCTCGCGAGGTAGCCGCCGTTGCCATAGCCGCCGACGATGAGGACGCGGCCGTCGTTCAGCAAGGTGGCGGTGTGCGCGGAGCGGGCGAAGGTGATGGGGTCTTCGGCGAACCAGGAGGTGGTGGTCGTCTCGTAGATCAAGACCGAGGAGAGGTGGCTGCCGTTGTAGCCGCCGACGACGAGGACGTTGCCGCTGGGGAGCAGCGTCGCCGTGTGACGGAATCGGCCCGGGCCGGGGAAGTTGACGGGGGACCAGGTCCCGCCCACCGGATTGTACAGCTCCGCGCTCGGGGGGTAGTCGCCATTGCTCAGGCCACCGATGACGAGGACGCGGCCATTGCTCAGCGGCGTTGCGGAGTGGTAGGCGCGCGGGGCGTTCATGGCGCTGGTGAGGGCCCAGGCGCTCGTCGCGGGGTCGTACAGCTCGGCGCTCGCGAGTTCGTCGCCGAAGTGGTGACCTCCGACGATGAGGACGCGGCCGTTCGCGAGGCGGGTGGCGGTGTGGGCCTGACGCTCGATGCTCATGGCGGCCACGGGACGCCAGAGGGGGTCGACGAGGGCGAGGGCGCCTGCGGTTTCCACGCGCAGGGCGATGGTGGTGCCGCGGGCTTCGAGGGTGACGGGGAGCGAGCGGCCGTCTTCGCCGAAGGCGCGGGGCGCGGTCACCTGGAGGCGCGGTCGGCCCACGTCGTCGAGGAGGTCGATGGCGTCGGCACGCTGGCGCAAGGTGGCGCCGTCGATCTGCCAGGTGAGTTCGGTCTCGCGCGCGGTGGCTGCGGAGGAGGGTGCAGGATCGAGGAGGAGCCACTCTTCGATGCCGTCGGCCGCGGTGCGCCAGAAGGAGGCGCCGTCGTTGCGGCGGTAGCTGACGGTGGCATCGACGAGGTGGCCTGCGCCGGTGGCGCCGTCTTCGCGGACGCGGACGTGGAAGTCACCCGGGGCTTCGAGGTGGATCCAGTCGCTGCCGTCGCGAGGGAGCTGGGCGCGCACGGAGGGAGAGGTGTCGCGCGGGCCGGGGAGGCCGAGGGCGAAGCCGGTATCGGTGGAGACGGGTGCTGCGTCGGCGGGGTGGCCGAGGACTTCGGCGGCGTGGGCGGGGAAGCGCTGGCGTATGCGGTCGGCGGCGCTGCCTCCCAGGTCGTCGCGTGAGGCGCACCCGAGCACGCTCACCACCATCAGCAAGGTCACGAGGAACGTGACCAGGACCCGCAATCCGATCGAGCTTTTCATCGACGAAGTACCCCGAGATCTCGAGGGCGAGTCTCGCACGAGCGCGGAGAGTGGAACCACCCCTTCGTCGGCCGGATGGCAGGACTGCGGGGTCGAGCGGGCGGGGCGTCGTGCATGACGTGGGGCGTCGTGCGTGGGGTGCGCAGGGGGCGTTGTGCGTGGAGGGTGCACGAGCGGAGGGAGGGCGACGTGTCCGTGTCGGGCTGCGTGAAACCGGCGGCGTGTCAGGCGGCGTGAAACCAGCGGCGTGTCAGGCGGCGTGAGGCTTTCGGCGCTCGACAGGAGCGCGCGAGCACCTGTGTCGCTGCGTGGCGACGAGGGCCAGTGCGGTGAGCAGCCATGGCGTCATGGCGGTGCGGGGCGATGTGCCAGGAGCCCGTGACACGGAGCAACCACCGTCGTCGGACGTTCGCCCGGGACCGTTGCTGCCGCTGCTCGTGGTGGTGGGAGGTCCTCCGCCCTGCTGGCTGCCGCCCTCGCCCGTGGAGCTTCCACCTTCGCCCGCTGAGCCACCCACGCCCGCTGAGCCGCCGCCAGCGCCGCCAGCGCCGCTCCCCATGCTGGACACGCAGGTGCCCGCGAGGCAAAGGCCGCTCTGGCACGCCTCGGGGCGCGTGCAGGAAGCACCATCGGGCTCCAGCGGGTGACAGTTGCCGGTGCTGGTGCAGTAAGCGTCGGCGGTGCACTGCGCGTCGGCGGTGCAGGTCTCGATGCAGGCGCCCGCTTCGCAGAGGTAGATGCCGCAGGAGGTGATGGTGTCGACGCACGCGCCCTGGCCGTCGCACTGCGGTGCCTGCGCTTCGGTGGCGGCGATGCAGGTCGCAGCGCCGCACGAGGTGCCCTGGGGGGGCTTGTGGCAGGCGCCAGCGCCGTCACAGGTGCCGGTGTTGCCGCAGGGCGTGTCGTCGGAGGGGCAGTGGCCGACCGGGTCGGTGCCGCTCCGAACGGGGCCGCAGAGGCCGTCGGGGCCGCTGCTCTTGAGGGCGGCGGCGCAGGTGGTGCAGGTGCCGGAGCAGGCGGTGTCGCAGCAGATGCCGTCGACGCAGAAGCCGGAGATGCAGCCGGAGCCCGGCGTGCAGGCGTCGCCGAGGAGGGCGGTGGCGTGAAGCTCGGCCCGGGAGAGCGCCTGGGTGCCTTCGTAGCCGCCAGCCACGAGGACACGGCCGTCGTCGAGCAGGGTCGCGGTGGCGAAGAAGCGCTTGTCGTGCATGGTGCCGGCCGAGGACCAGAGGGCCGTGGTGGGGTCGTAGGTGAGGGCGCTCCCGAGGTAGGCGGTGCCGGCCCAGCCGCCGGTCACGAGCACCTGGCCGTCGACCAGGGAGGTCGCGGTGTGACCGTACCGCGCGACGTTCAAGGGGGCGGTGGGCGTCCAGGTCTGCGTGGTGGGGTCGTACAGCTCGGCGCTGGCGTTCTCGCCGGCGTTTCCGTGGCCGCCGACGACGAGGACGCGGCCGTCGCTCAGCGGGGTCGCGGTGTGGTGGCCGCGCTCGGTGGTCATCGCGCTCGTGGGGGTCCAGGTGCCCGTGGTCGGGTCGTACAGCTCGGCGCTGGCCGACACGGCGCCATCGCCGTAGCCGCCGGCGACGAGGACGCGGCCGTCGTCGAGCAGGGTCGCGGTGGCGTAGGCACGAGGCGCCGTCATCGCGCTGGTGGCCACCCAGAGGCCCGTGGTCGGGTCGTACAGCTCGGCGCCAGCGACGTCGCCGGTGTCGCCGAAGCCGCCGACGACGAGGACCCGGCCGTCGCTCAGCGAGGTCGCCCTGTGGTAACCGCGCGCGGTGGTCATCGGGCTGGTGGGGATCCAGGTGTCGGTGTTCGGGTCGTACAGCTCGGCGCTGGCCTTGTAGCCAGAGTAGTCCCAGCCGCCGGCGACGAGGACGCGGCCGTTGCTCAGCGGGGTCGCGGTGTGGAGGTAGCGGACGGTGGTCATCGCCGCCGCTGCGGTCCAGGTACCGGTCGAGAGGGCGTAGAGTTCCGCGCTGGCCTCGAAGCCGCTGTCGCTCTCGCCGCCAGCGACGAGGACGCGGCCGTCGCCCAGCAAGGTGGCGGTGGCGTAGGCCCGCAGGGTGGCCATCGCGCCGGTGGGGATCCAGGGGGTCTCGCCCGAGGGGGTGTACACCTCGGCGAGGGGGTGGGTCTCGCTGCCCACGAACAGGACGTCACCGCTCGGGAGGGGGGTGGCGGTGTGCTCGGCGCGAGGGAGGATCATCGTGGGGGCGTCGCGCCAGGTGTCGAGGGCGGGGTCATACAGCTCGACGCTGGCGTCGAGACCGCCGTTTCCCCAGCCGCCCGCGGCGAGGACGCGGCCGTCGTCGAGCAGGGTCGCGGTGTGGGCGTACCGCGCCTTGCGCAGGGGGCTCGCGGGGGTCCAGGTGCCCGTCGCGGGGTCGTACAGCTCGGCGTGCGTCTCGTAGCCGTCGTTGCTCTCGCCGCCGGTCACGAGGATGCGGCCGTCGTTCAGCGAGGTCGCAGTGTGGTGGTGGCGGGGGGTGAGCAGCGGGCCCGCAGGAGACCAGGCGCCCGTCGCGGGGTCGTACAGTTCGGCGCTGGCCATGCCGCCGCCGGAGCCGCCCGCGACGAGGACGCGGCCGTCGTTGAGCAGGGTGGCGGTGTGGTACGCGCGCGCCGCGGTCATGGGGGACGTGGGGGTCCAGGTGCCCGTGGCGGGGTCGTACAGCTCGGCGCTGGCCTCGGCGCCGCCGAAGAAGCCGCCAGTGACGAGGACGCGGCCGTCGTTCAGCGAGGTCGCAGTGTGCGCGTACCGGGCGTGGCTCAAGGAGGCGGTGGGGGTCCAGGTGCCCGTGGCGGGGTCGTACAGCTCGGCGCTGGCCTCGGCGCCACCGAGGTGACCCCCGGCGACGAGGACGCGGCCACTGGCCAGCAGGGTGGCCGTGTGGCGGTACCGGGCGGTGCCCAGGGGGCTGACGGGCGCCCAGGTGGCCGTGGTGGGGTCGTAGAGCTCGGCGCTGGCCTCGATGTCGCTTCCGAAGCCGCCTGCGGCGAGGACGCGGCCGTCGCCGAGCAGGGTGGCGGTGTGACCTTGCCGCGCGGCGCTCATGCTGCCGGCAGGGCTCCAGAGGGGATCGACGAGCACCCGCTCGCCCGAGGTCTCCACGTGGAGCACGAGGGTCGTGCCGCGCGCTTCCAGGGAGATGGGGACGGGCTGGCCCGCTTCGGTGAAGGCGCGGGGCGCCGTCACGTGGAGGCGGGCTCTCCCCTCCCCGTCCAGCAGGTCGACGGCATCGGCTCGCTGGCGCAGGGTGGCGCCCTCGATGCGCCAGGCCAGCTCGGACGTGCGCGCGGAGGGAGCGGGGTCCGGGGCCAGCACGAGCCACTCTTCGATGCCGCCCTCCACGGCGCGCCAGAAGGTCGCGCCGTTCTCGCGCGGGTAGGTGACGGCGCCGTCCAGGATCTCGCCAGGGCCAGCGGCGCCGATTTCCTGGATCCGCAGGGCGAAGCCGCCAGGGGCTTCGAGGTGAATCCAGTCGCTGCCTTCCCGAGGGAGGCGGGCACGAATGCGCTGGAAGGTGCCGCGCGGACCTGGAAGGCCGAGGGTGAAGCCGGCCTGGGTGGTGAGGGGGAGGTCGTCGGCGCCGCTGCCCAGCACCTCGGCGGCGTGGGCCGGGAAGTGCTGGTGAATGAGGTCGGCCACGCGGCTGCCTGGGTCGTCACGGGAGGCGCAACCGAATGCGCTCACCATCGTCCACAGGGTCACGAGGCGCGTGACCAGCAACCGCAGATCGATCCAGCTTTTCATCGAAGAGACTCCCCGGGTTCGGCGGGAGTCTCTCACAGGCATCGCGAGCGGAGCCACCCTCGTCGGCCCTGGGTGCGGAGTCAGCGTCGCGTGGGAGGAGAGGGAGGAGCCGCCGTGAATACGATTTTTATGACGGCTCGGTCCCGGGTTCCGCTGTCGAGAGGGAGAGAGGAGAGGCGATGCGCTCAAGGCTCGTGGACGTCGAGGCGGCGGGTCTGGACGCGCCAGGCGCCATAAGGGCGTTCGAGACGCAGGCTGGCATAGGTGGCGACGACGGCGCCAGCGTCGCTCACGGCGAGGGTGGGCGCCTCGTCGTGTGCGTCGTCGCTGGTGATGGGGAAGTGCGCGAGGATCTCACCGTGGGTGCCGATGACGGCGCCCATGAGGTCGTCGCTGGTGGGGCCGCAGGCCTTCCAGCCGAGAACGTAATGCTCGCCGTTGAAGACGACGCTCGACGCGCCGAGGTCCACGGTGTTCAGGGGAGCGGCGACCTCGTAGGGGTTGGCAAAGGAATCGCGGATCGGGCACTCGGGGTGCTCGGCGACGAGGAGGGGCTGCGCGTCGAGGAGCGTGCCGTCGAAGCCGACGCGGCGGGCCATGATGCGGGACACGCCGCCCATGTGTTCGTGCCAGGCGACGAGGGCGTGGTCGGGGCTGCGGGTGATGGCGAGGGACCAGGCCTTGGTGCTGGCGTCGGTCACGTCGGTCATGGGGCCGAACCACCAGAAGCCAGGGTGGAACAGGCTCGCACGGATGGGGCCGCTGCCGAAGACGGAGGGGATCCAAGCGATGAAGTGATCGTATTCCTGGACGGGGACGCCCGCGATGTTCGCGCCGCCGTGGCGAGGGAAGTCGCTGGGCATGAAGGGGCCGTCGGTGAGGCCATGGGGGTGGTAATAGCTGCCCATGGGCATGAAGTGCATGTTGTCCACGAAG is part of the Chondromyces crocatus genome and encodes:
- a CDS encoding kelch repeat-containing protein, producing MKSWIDLRLLVTRLVTLWTMVSAFGCASRDDPGSRVADLIHQHFPAHAAEVLGSGADDLPLTTQAGFTLGLPGPRGTFQRIRARLPREGSDWIHLEAPGGFALRIQEIGAAGPGEILDGAVTYPRENGATFWRAVEGGIEEWLVLAPDPAPSARTSELAWRIEGATLRQRADAVDLLDGEGRARLHVTAPRAFTEAGQPVPISLEARGTTLVLHVETSGERVLVDPLWSPAGSMSAARQGHTATLLGDGRVLAAGGFGSDIEASAELYDPTTATWAPVSPLGTARYRHTATLLASGRVLVAGGHLGGAEASAELYDPATGTWTPTASLSHARYAHTATSLNDGRVLVTGGFFGGAEASAELYDPATGTWTPTSPMTAARAYHTATLLNDGRVLVAGGSGGGMASAELYDPATGAWSPAGPLLTPRHHHTATSLNDGRILVTGGESNDGYETHAELYDPATGTWTPASPLRKARYAHTATLLDDGRVLAAGGWGNGGLDASVELYDPALDTWRDAPTMILPRAEHTATPLPSGDVLFVGSETHPLAEVYTPSGETPWIPTGAMATLRAYATATLLGDGRVLVAGGESDSGFEASAELYALSTGTWTAAAAMTTVRYLHTATPLSNGRVLVAGGWDYSGYKASAELYDPNTDTWIPTSPMTTARGYHRATSLSDGRVLVVGGFGDTGDVAGAELYDPTTGLWVATSAMTAPRAYATATLLDDGRVLVAGGYGDGAVSASAELYDPTTGTWTPTSAMTTERGHHTATPLSDGRVLVVGGHGNAGENASAELYDPTTQTWTPTAPLNVARYGHTATSLVDGQVLVTGGWAGTAYLGSALTYDPTTALWSSAGTMHDKRFFATATLLDDGRVLVAGGYEGTQALSRAELHATALLGDACTPGSGCISGFCVDGICCDTACSGTCTTCAAALKSSGPDGLCGPVRSGTDPVGHCPSDDTPCGNTGTCDGAGACHKPPQGTSCGAATCIAATEAQAPQCDGQGACVDTITSCGIYLCEAGACIETCTADAQCTADAYCTSTGNCHPLEPDGASCTRPEACQSGLCLAGTCVSSMGSGAGGAGGGSAGVGGSAGEGGSSTGEGGSQQGGGPPTTTSSGSNGPGRTSDDGGCSVSRAPGTSPRTAMTPWLLTALALVATQRHRCSRAPVERRKPHAA